Below is a genomic region from Cyprinus carpio isolate SPL01 chromosome B6, ASM1834038v1, whole genome shotgun sequence.
TTTCTTTGTATGATATATTGACCTTCCAATAAAGAATAGCTATTTTAGCATTAATCTAAACATTGTATAAGCATTTGATACATGAGGCTCTCAGACACACATGTAAAATCCATCATTTTGATATTCCTGGCAAAAACATCCCGACtccttgaaataaaaattaatctacAGGCTTTCATAAACAACCcaggaaataaattacaaattgttCCCACATTGACAAAAAAAGTGATTAAGACATGAAAATTCTAACATATAgcccctttaaaattaaaagcaaaccTCTGAGGGTTCCTTGTTGATCTCTCCATGACAATCATCTGTCTGCGGTTCCTCTAGGTGGCGCTCTTGCACGGACTGTTCTTCCGTTTGGACAGTCTGGCCCTTCCTCTTCGGCGTCTTTTTCTGCGTGTTCgaacttttgttttttgcctgGCGCTGTCTAAAGTTAGCAAGCTGCGCCAGAGGTTGAGAGACAGGTAGAGGAAAACGTACATCAGGATGAGATAGCAGGTACACAGAATCAGCATTGTGCTGGGCTTTAAACATAAGCCCTGtcaacagacaaacagacacatcTCCAGCACGACtgacattttatacaaaataaacaaaattaaggcAAATTCATCTTCATCTCAAGGATCGGTTTAGTCCATAAAATGTATGTAAGAAGACAGAAAAAAGGTTGGTTAAAGATGATGTATATAAAGAtgggttgtttattttttttataataatcatcatcttcttttttttttggataatccCTGATcaataatgaaaatgtgttgaGGCTTAAAACAGCACAATTCTGCAAGAGATTGATTCTCACAGCTGCCTTTGAAGCTTATTCCAGATTAAAAGCAAGCTCAAATGAGCCCTGCTAAACCAAATATGACAATGGTACTTCTATGAACAAACATCAGCATAACCCCTAAGGCTGTTAAATTAGTCACATGACAGCAATCCATCAACCAAACAGAACACCATATGATTCCTGGGCAGGTCTATGAAAACATTAAGACCACCAAATTGAAATGATGTGCTCTGCAGAACCCACTGAAAACTAAatgaagagagaaaaatgaaGAGGAGGAGCGAATACAACGTAAACCtttcacatatacatgcatactgtGACCTAACGTGAAGCTGCTCTCTGGTATAACCCCCAAACCCAGATCAGAGTACGAAtacacctgaaaacacacacacacactcacacacacacacacaagagagcaGGCTATTCCTCTGCATTACATCTGACCTGCTTTCATAAACATGTAGGGAATCAGTTTGTGTTTCGCCCACTGACTGTCAAATCACATAAGATGTTATGAGAAGAGCCTGGGGGACCATAAGCCACAAACAGGATCTAGAAAAGCCACTTACATATAATACTCAGGCTTAAGCATTCAGTGGTCACTAAAATGTTGTTGTgatcttatttattaaatataaattaaaatatgttgactttaaaaaaacatctgaagTTACCAAAGCTGTGCTATGTGCAGACAGTTGATTGCCGACCAGTTAACAACAACCATGGCAACAAGCTAGCCACTCTAGAACAGGTTAATCTTTAAGCTAAATTAACCTAACAACTAACTATCAACAATACAGACGTATCCCATGAACTAATGTTAGATGCTTGAACATTAATGCATTTCATGTGGCTGAAGTTACAAGATGAAATTCAGGGTTTGACAAGAATGGATCCAGTGACTCAGAGCAAGTGCATGATTTAGATGAGGATTTGTTGAAATTCCGAGAGCGACTTAATACTCTAGTTTGGTTCAAATTAGAGATAAATctattatagaaaaatattaaattaataattttaaatggaaactaTAATCTTgatagtgacaaaaaaaaaaagttgctaaggCAAAGGGACGacagaggactttttttttttatttgtacaataaaagtaaactttTGTGTGGtccacataaaataaatactatatatgaTTAAAACAACATTGGGGTGATTAAACGgctacacatttatatttaatgaatcCTGAAATTCATACTGCAATGTTTATGTTTCAATCGTGTGGTGCCTCCTGCAGGTCTCTTTATAAATAACAAGCAGTTTTCTTCTGTGGACTGAATATCATCATCCAACAGTGAGAAAGTATTCAGTAAATGAATCTATCAAATATCGTATTGTTCACATAATTTGAAGCGCTTGTCCTTTAAAAGGAGGAAGGTAAAGAAACACCTAACAAACGAAAAGATGCCACTTTATTCCTGATTCCTCTCATTGCGGATAAAGAGCAGTTCCCGTGAAAGCTCTCTTGAGCTAAATATATAACGTTACTGTAGATACCTGTGAGCTGCACTGATCCTGCCTAGAGACAGAGCTGTATCACATTCCCCTCAGCAAATATAACTATTTgcaacataagtttttttttttttaaccgcaaAGCCAACACTCATTTACCCCcaaatttaaacttaaatcaaACAAATACCCAACgctacatatatataaaaaaaaaaaaaaaaaaaaaaaatttctcaaacTTTCCAGCTGAAGAAGATCGTTCTGATTTTGAGAACCAGTGGAAATGAACGACGTAACGTTAAGTTACACTCCTCATTTTGTCCATTATGACGGTtgcatgaaattaatttaaaaaaaaaatactccgcACACTGAATTATGAGAAGGTCAGGCACATATACACTGACAAATTGAGTCGGCGAAGTAGTTCcttatacaaaaaaagttttttaataagACATTGTGCACCAAGAACAATGGAGTGACTGTGACATCTGTTTCTTTCCGGAATACAAGTACTTCTCaaataaaagcaagaaaaaacaCCTAAATAAATACGATAGTTCAAATAATTACAGATATAAAGAATAACTAAACAATATTCAAATTCACAACTAGCCAACGTAAAGTTACTCTGCTAATGTTAGCACTTAACGTTACCTTTGCTCGTCCGGCCTCTAATTTTCTCTGCCTTTCATCCTGATCCATTTCCTGGATCAAGGAATTTCATGGGAATGAAGGAAACACTCGAGGGGACGCCAGTCTGACTGAAACTGTGTTTCTGTAAAACTCCTTTAACGAATTTTTCGCAATGTTTTGTGAGTTCAGAGATTTTCCAAAGGAGTAACTGTCAGTGCAATTTCAACATGGCCGCGAAGTGTGTTTGTCCCCGCCCTTATCGGATTGACAGTCTGCGAGAACCTATTAGAACAAAGGATGTGAACTTACCAGCCAATGACATTTCTTGTTGCAGAAATACGCATACTCTTTTCAAAACGCCCTCCTTTAAATGCATTGGGCCTGAATGACCAATTAGAAAGCGTGTGTGAACATGACCCTTTGATTGACAACTTCTAGAGCCTATTGCGGAGCAGGATAGAGAGAAATGACATCCTACGTAGGCTCTGTATTTGTTGTGGTAGTCGTGTTTCCGATAGTTGTGATTGACAAATGAAAGACGCGGGTAAAAGCCCGGGTTGAAAAAGATTAACCAGTAACCAGTTTTCTTCACTAATAATATAAGGCCAAATttcataatttgtaaatgttatgACAATTTAATTTAGCAAACTTTGATAATCTAATATTATAAGTACGAAATAATAAAcagattgtaaaaatataaatataagatgataaatataataattaaattttatttggagTATAAAggtataaaacaatatataaaattatttagaaatgtcAATTCCAcataagtataataattattttattaattattccatatttatgttatattattcaagactacaaataaaacacaatccttttgttattattattattattttcattatttagaaTGCTCTATGGCTCCACCATAAACAAAAAAGCCTCTGTCTGGATTTCTAATGTAACTTAGCAACTTGAGGGTTGGGCAAAGAACTCTGCAACACAGATTTGTTTTGACAACAGACACGCTTCCACAGCAAACAtggacaataattaaataaacccatctacaaagtgtttttaaaatggcaGACCCAGCGGTTGACCAAATGACAAGACTCAGATTGAAAATGTTGGAAAAGGTAAGTTGGTTTAATGTGATATTTCTCAGTTATACATAACTGACATGATatattctttctcttttgttgacaacattACTATCATCAGACCACACTTGTCAATTAAAAGACGtattttatcatctgtttgcTCATTTTTAGAGACTGGAGAATGAGAGAAATGACAACATTGAACGAGAAGGTTCAGCCTTTTCCACAAGTAAACCGACTGTAGTTACTGTTGTGAACTCCACTGTTGTTGTTTCTTTAGAATTTTGAGAGTAGTTTAGGTACAATATACATGATTGAAATGATTTGTGTTTTGCCTCTCTGGCTGAAATtctgtcctaaaaaaaaaagttgccagacAAAAATCCTGTTTCCTATAGTAGTCCTCTGAACggtttataaataaaacttatcatggaataaaaacaaaaactgttgagCATGCCAAAAATGCAGAATACCTCATATATGACTAATGTCTTATATTGTGATTCCATAGGAAGTTATGATGGGCAGGCAGATGCATTACACGGCGCTCTGAGACGGAAGAGAAACCTCCTACAGAGACTGAGGGTATGTTTCACAGAGATGATATTAAAATCTTCTTTGAACATAAAGAGTATCTGTTTAGCTTTTTAAGATGATTAAACCAAAGGCAATCTTGAAGTGTCATGTAATAgtcaatagaaatattttatcatGTAAATCACAAATATTCGTGTGCATTTgagtatttttatatgcattgaCCAGGAACAGCATATGATGGAGGATCTGGGAAGACCTCACACATGGGGTGGATCTCGTAGGCAATATCATTATCAACCTCTTCTTGGGCCACTGCAGCCTGTGCCTCCTATACATATCCACCAAACTGCACcacctgctcctcttcctcctcttgcCCCTCAGCCCCCTCAAATCATTCAACACACCGTATGAAAAGTTTTCGCACTTTTAGTTATACTGGTTTAATCATACACAGCATATCTGCATTTACTATTCCAGTTCAATTAAATGGCTATATTTATAGCTGTTCCAAAATATACAAGTACATAAACAATTTGTGTGCGTACAATATGTGTCTGTTACAATGCTTTGTTGCTGGCACTCTTCTAATAACTTTTATTTCTCCTTCCACAAGTTCCTCAACAGCCAGCCACCATTATCCAGCAGTTACCACAGCAACAGCCTCTCATAGCACAATTCCCACCTCCACAAACCTTTCCCTACAGATCAGGAAGTATTAAAGAAGGTATGCatcaaaagcagaaaaaaagttattgtatACTAAGAcacaaaagcaataaataatagTGACATTTAGGACATTTAAACCTGTACTTTCCAATAAAAGACTATTTACAAGATTATAAGATTACTGTTTaacaaatacactactgttcaaaggtttgggtcaGAAAAAATTCGTTTTGTATTTTGCGAGGGcatattatttagcaaggacaaatcgatcaaaagtgacagtaaagacattttatcaTGTTatgtaagatttctatttcaaatgctgttcttcacactttctgttcatcaaagaatccttaaaaatacAAGTAGAacagatttctgaagaatcaggTGACTGAAgtgaaataatacatattttatatatattttatttagaataaaatataacaaaaatacataattatatatgactgtttttgactgcattttttaaataaatactataaactttaataaataagaa
It encodes:
- the LOC109052922 gene encoding uncharacterized protein C21orf58-like, whose product is MADPAVDQMTRLRLKMLEKRLENERNDNIEREGSAFSTRSYDGQADALHGALRRKRNLLQRLREQHMMEDLGRPHTWGGSRRQYHYQPLLGPLQPVPPIHIHQTAPPAPLPPLAPQPPQIIQHTVPQQPATIIQQLPQQQPLIAQFPPPQTFPYRSGSIKEDMVELMLMQNAQMHQIIMHNMMLKALPPMAMYPGGSNSQITPLASHSAGQDLQHSTTRGGVVHHHHHYGSHVPPLPPIGYSFWPSLMPAGQAGTHQPTVQPVIGPVNLPPLNTMGIDAVNSRTPLGL